A single region of the Blattabacterium cuenoti genome encodes:
- the serC gene encoding 3-phosphoserine/phosphohydroxythreonine transaminase produces MKIHNFNAGPSVLPKEVVIKSAKSVIDFNESGLSLLEISHRSIDFLEIIEKTISLVKRIMNLNDDYAILFLQGGATLQFAMVPYNLMNKQAAYLDTGFWSKNAIKEAKKFGKVKILFSGKNNNYTYISKNYKIPYNVDYFHCTSNNTIVGTQMKIFPKTSIPIICDMSSDIFSRKLNFCQFSLIYASAQKNVSSAGMTIVIVKKDILGKIKRNIPSYMDYKIHIQNNSILNTPNVFSIYTSMLTLEWIEKKGGLSFLEKKNQYKAKLLYNEIDKSNLFENIIHRDDRSNMNVSFFLKEKNLEKEFNKMWKKENIVGLDGHRFLGGYRASIYNALPLESIQFLIEIMKEFDRKFSS; encoded by the coding sequence ATGAAAATACACAATTTCAATGCAGGCCCTTCTGTTTTACCAAAAGAAGTTGTTATAAAATCAGCAAAATCTGTCATTGATTTTAATGAATCTGGATTATCTTTACTTGAAATATCTCATAGAAGTATAGATTTTTTAGAAATAATTGAAAAAACTATTAGTTTAGTAAAACGTATTATGAATTTAAATGATGATTATGCTATTTTGTTTCTTCAAGGAGGAGCTACATTACAATTTGCAATGGTTCCATATAATTTAATGAATAAACAAGCCGCTTATTTAGATACAGGATTTTGGTCAAAAAATGCTATTAAGGAAGCAAAAAAATTTGGAAAAGTAAAAATTTTATTTTCCGGTAAAAATAATAATTATACATATATATCAAAAAATTATAAAATTCCATATAATGTGGATTATTTTCATTGCACATCTAATAACACAATTGTTGGAACACAAATGAAAATATTCCCTAAAACCTCTATTCCAATAATTTGTGATATGTCTTCCGATATTTTTAGTAGAAAATTAAATTTTTGTCAATTCAGTTTAATTTATGCTTCTGCACAAAAAAATGTTAGTTCTGCAGGAATGACTATTGTTATTGTGAAAAAAGATATTTTAGGAAAAATTAAAAGAAATATTCCTTCATATATGGATTATAAAATTCATATACAAAATAATAGTATTTTGAATACTCCAAATGTTTTTTCTATTTATACTTCAATGTTAACTTTAGAATGGATAGAAAAAAAAGGAGGTCTTTCTTTTTTAGAAAAAAAAAATCAGTATAAAGCTAAATTATTATATAATGAAATAGATAAAAGTAATTTATTTGAAAATATAATACATAGAGATGATCGTTCTAATATGAATGTTTCCTTTTTTTTAAAAGAAAAAAATTTAGAAAAAGAATTCAATAAAATGTGGAAAAAAGAAAATATTGTAGGATTGGATGGCCATAGATTTTTAGGAGGATATCGTGCAAGCATATATAATGCTCTACCATTAGAAAGTATTCAATTTTTAATTGAAATTATGAAAGAATTTGATAGAAAATTTTCATCATGA
- a CDS encoding YggS family pyridoxal phosphate-dependent enzyme, which translates to MNYIENKFFSIKKLIPKNIEILAVSKSQDISYIERLYKIGHRDFGENYVQEMIEKYKKLPKDIRWHMIGRIQSNKLKYIIPFIHLIHSVQNMKQIEIINKIALKYNRIVHCLLQIKIGNEESKSGITSQESYKILESENYKIMKNVKIIGIMGMASFQEETEINNEFVYLCKLYRKLKNKYGHYILSMGMSRDYHIAIKYGSTIIRLGTSIFGDRIKL; encoded by the coding sequence ATGAATTATATCGAAAATAAATTTTTTTCCATAAAAAAATTAATTCCAAAAAATATAGAAATTTTAGCAGTTTCTAAAAGTCAAGATATTTCTTACATAGAGAGGTTATATAAAATAGGACATAGAGATTTTGGAGAAAATTATGTTCAAGAAATGATAGAAAAATATAAAAAGTTACCAAAAGATATTCGTTGGCATATGATTGGAAGAATTCAAAGTAATAAATTAAAATATATCATACCTTTTATTCATTTGATTCATAGTGTTCAAAATATGAAACAAATTGAAATAATAAATAAAATAGCATTAAAATACAATAGAATTGTTCACTGTCTTTTACAAATAAAAATTGGGAATGAAGAAAGTAAATCAGGAATTACATCTCAAGAATCCTATAAAATATTGGAAAGTGAAAATTATAAAATTATGAAAAATGTAAAAATAATAGGAATAATGGGAATGGCTTCTTTTCAAGAAGAAACAGAAATAAACAATGAATTTGTGTATTTGTGCAAATTATATAGAAAATTAAAAAATAAATATGGACATTATATACTTTCTATGGGAATGAGTAGAGATTATCACATAGCAATAAAATATGGAAGTACAATTATTAGATTAGGAACTTCTATTTTTGGTGATAGAATAAAATTATAA
- the trpA gene encoding tryptophan synthase subunit alpha: protein MNQIHNFFKKKNKNILCIYFTAGFPNINSTVKIIQTLQDLPVDLIEIGIPYSDPLADGMMIQNSNKISLNNGMNISLLFYQIEKLKKEIKIPIILMGYYNQFYQFGEEKFLKECKKSGISGLIFPDLPFDIFLKKYQKLFKKYLLSMIFLITPQTSSSRIYILSKISDGFLYLVSSNSITGEVNTFGKEQISFFERIQKLSINIPKLIGFGIKNKKTFDLSCKYANGGIIGSAFIQSLNEKKLEESIKKYIKSIL from the coding sequence ATGAACCAAATACATAATTTTTTCAAAAAAAAAAATAAAAATATATTATGCATTTATTTCACAGCTGGATTTCCTAATATCAATAGCACAGTGAAAATAATACAAACTTTGCAGGATCTTCCTGTGGATTTAATAGAGATTGGGATCCCATATTCTGATCCTTTAGCTGATGGGATGATGATTCAAAATAGTAATAAAATTTCATTAAATAATGGGATGAATATTTCTTTATTATTTTATCAAATAGAGAAATTAAAAAAAGAAATAAAAATTCCTATTATTCTTATGGGATATTATAATCAATTTTATCAATTTGGAGAAGAAAAATTTTTAAAAGAATGCAAAAAATCAGGCATTTCTGGATTAATTTTTCCAGATCTTCCTTTTGATATTTTTTTAAAAAAATATCAAAAATTGTTTAAAAAATATTTATTATCTATGATATTTTTGATTACTCCACAAACAAGTTCATCTAGAATTTACATTTTAAGTAAAATTTCTGATGGTTTTTTATATTTAGTTTCTTCTAATTCTATAACAGGAGAAGTTAATACCTTTGGAAAAGAACAAATATCTTTTTTTGAACGTATACAAAAATTATCAATAAATATTCCAAAATTAATTGGATTCGGAATAAAAAATAAAAAAACTTTTGATTTATCATGTAAATATGCTAATGGAGGAATTATAGGAAGTGCTTTTATTCAATCATTGAATGAGAAAAAATTGGAAGAAAGTATAAAAAAATATATAAAATCTATTTTATAA
- the trpB gene encoding tryptophan synthase subunit beta, with protein sequence MKFFADENGYYGEFGGAFIPEMLHSNITELQCKYKEFITSFEFKKLYKKILKNYVGRPTPLFFCKKYSDKYKAKIYLKREDLNYTGSHKINNTIGQALLAKKLGKKNIIAETGAGQHGVATATTCALMDLECIIFMGEIDIHRQYSNVLRMKSLGAKIIPVTSGNKTLKDAVNEAIRYWIGHPKSYYLIGSTVGPHPYPQMVADIQSVISEEIKIQLKEKEESTFPNYVIACIGGGSNAAGSFYHFLDDSSVNLIAVEAAGLGVKTKKTAASIHCGSKGILHGSMTMLLQNKDGQVIPAHSISPGLDYPGIGPMFSNLFVKKRVVFLHSTDEEALKAGYELIRLEGIIPALESAHALASLKNIPFKKKDIVIVTLSGRGDKDINIYDKFFTKYLNDEPNT encoded by the coding sequence ATGAAATTTTTTGCTGACGAAAATGGATATTATGGAGAATTTGGAGGAGCTTTTATTCCTGAGATGTTACATAGTAACATAACAGAATTACAATGCAAATATAAAGAATTTATTACAAGTTTTGAATTTAAAAAATTGTACAAAAAAATATTAAAAAATTATGTAGGTAGACCTACTCCTTTATTTTTTTGTAAAAAATATTCAGATAAATATAAAGCTAAAATATATCTTAAAAGAGAAGATTTAAATTATACAGGATCGCATAAAATTAATAATACCATCGGTCAAGCTTTATTAGCAAAAAAACTAGGAAAAAAAAATATTATTGCTGAAACAGGTGCTGGACAACATGGAGTAGCAACTGCTACTACTTGTGCGTTAATGGATTTAGAATGTATTATTTTTATGGGAGAAATAGATATCCATCGTCAATATTCCAATGTTCTTAGAATGAAATCTCTTGGAGCCAAAATTATTCCGGTTACTAGTGGAAATAAAACGCTTAAAGATGCAGTTAATGAAGCTATTCGTTATTGGATTGGACATCCAAAAAGTTATTATTTAATAGGTTCTACTGTTGGACCACATCCTTATCCTCAAATGGTAGCAGATATTCAATCTGTTATTAGTGAAGAAATTAAAATACAATTAAAAGAAAAAGAAGAATCTACTTTTCCTAATTATGTCATTGCTTGTATAGGAGGAGGTAGTAACGCAGCAGGATCTTTTTATCATTTTTTAGATGATTCCTCTGTAAATCTCATAGCCGTAGAAGCAGCAGGATTAGGTGTAAAAACAAAAAAAACAGCTGCATCTATTCACTGCGGTTCTAAAGGAATATTACATGGGAGCATGACAATGCTTTTACAGAATAAAGATGGTCAAGTTATTCCTGCACATTCTATATCTCCTGGATTAGATTATCCAGGAATAGGTCCTATGTTTTCTAATCTTTTTGTAAAAAAACGTGTAGTTTTTTTACATTCTACAGATGAAGAAGCTTTGAAAGCAGGATATGAATTGATAAGATTAGAAGGGATCATTCCTGCTTTAGAAAGTGCTCATGCATTAGCTTCATTAAAAAATATTCCTTTTAAAAAAAAAGATATAGTTATTGTTACTTTATCCGGAAGAGGAGATAAAGATATTAATATCTATGATAAATTTTTTACTAAATATTTAAATGATGAACCAAATACATAA
- the trpF gene encoding phosphoribosylanthranilate isomerase, giving the protein MKNQSLKIKICGIKFSIQNISDLLPDFMGFIFYSPSPRFVGFDFIAPTITKKIFKTGVFVNESEKNILKINNKNKLDFIQLHGTESPFFCEKLFKKGLKLIKSFSIDDFFSFHKVVDYIPYCTYFLFDNKTITYGGSGKKFRWEKLYEYNFKIPFFLSGGIGIKDFNKIKNFSHTKMYGIDVNSQFEISPGEKNSVLLNTFIKRIRKL; this is encoded by the coding sequence ATGAAAAACCAATCATTAAAAATAAAAATATGCGGAATAAAATTTAGTATACAAAATATTTCCGATTTATTACCTGATTTTATGGGTTTTATATTTTATTCTCCTTCTCCTAGATTCGTAGGTTTCGATTTTATTGCTCCAACAATAACAAAAAAAATATTTAAAACTGGAGTTTTCGTAAATGAATCAGAAAAAAATATATTGAAAATAAATAATAAAAATAAATTGGATTTTATTCAATTACATGGAACAGAAAGTCCTTTTTTTTGTGAAAAATTATTTAAAAAAGGATTAAAATTAATTAAAAGTTTTAGTATAGATGATTTTTTCTCTTTTCATAAAGTTGTAGATTATATTCCTTATTGTACTTATTTTTTATTTGATAATAAAACAATTACCTATGGAGGTAGTGGTAAAAAATTTAGATGGGAAAAACTTTATGAGTATAATTTTAAAATTCCATTTTTTTTAAGTGGAGGAATTGGAATAAAAGATTTTAATAAAATAAAAAATTTTTCCCATACAAAAATGTATGGAATAGATGTGAATAGTCAATTTGAGATTAGTCCAGGAGAAAAAAATAGTGTATTGTTAAATACTTTTATAAAAAGAATAAGAAAATTATGA
- the trpC gene encoding indole-3-glycerol phosphate synthase TrpC — protein MNILDKIISVKQKEISNKKIFYPIKKLENSLFFNRKTFSLVENIKKSDIGIIAEFKSKSPSKGIINNSVSVEKVVKDYQQAGVSGISILTDKNFFSGKNENLKKSRSIVSLPILRKDFIINEYQIIESKSIGADVILLIAAILSKNQIKNFSKIAKNLNLEVILEIHNEFEIDKITENLDIIGINNRNLRTFIVNHNNCLKLFSKIPDNYIKIAESGISNVNHIFKLKKWGFRGFLIGEYFMKNKNPGKICKNFIESLLKLINSSK, from the coding sequence ATGAATATTCTTGATAAAATTATATCTGTAAAACAAAAAGAAATATCCAATAAAAAAATTTTTTATCCCATAAAAAAATTAGAAAATAGTCTTTTTTTCAATAGAAAAACTTTTTCTTTAGTTGAAAATATAAAAAAAAGTGATATTGGTATTATTGCGGAATTTAAATCAAAATCTCCATCTAAAGGAATTATTAATAACAGCGTTTCAGTAGAAAAAGTAGTTAAAGATTATCAACAGGCAGGAGTAAGTGGGATATCAATTCTTACAGATAAGAATTTTTTTTCTGGAAAAAATGAAAATTTAAAAAAATCGCGTTCTATAGTTTCTCTTCCTATCTTAAGAAAAGATTTTATCATTAATGAATATCAAATTATAGAATCTAAATCTATAGGAGCAGATGTTATTTTGTTGATTGCGGCAATTCTTTCTAAAAATCAAATAAAAAATTTTTCAAAAATTGCTAAAAATTTGAATTTAGAAGTTATTCTTGAAATTCATAATGAATTTGAAATAGATAAAATAACAGAAAATTTAGATATAATAGGAATTAATAATAGAAATTTACGGACCTTTATAGTAAATCATAATAATTGTTTGAAATTATTTTCAAAAATTCCTGATAATTATATAAAAATTGCAGAAAGTGGAATAAGCAATGTTAATCACATTTTTAAATTAAAAAAATGGGGATTTAGAGGTTTTTTAATTGGAGAATATTTTATGAAAAATAAAAATCCTGGTAAAATCTGTAAAAATTTTATAGAATCTTTGTTAAAATTAATCAATTCATCCAAATGA